TAAGGGCATCCAGAATGCACATGAGTTAATAGCTATTACAGCTTGGTATCTATGGTGGGATAGAAGTCAACTGGTCCATGAAGGAAAGTTACAGGATGCAAATCAAACTTCGATGGGGGCTCGTGCTATAACGGCAAGCTATGTCAATGCATACTCCCCTAAGGCAACTCACAAAACAGGGGGATGGAGTATCCCTCCTAGGGGATTTGTGAAACTGAATGTTGATGCCGCTTTCGATCATGATCTTCTTCAAGGTGCAGCTGGGGCGGTCCTGAGAGATGATAAGGGAAGGTTCATTGTTGGAGGAAACTGGAGGATTGACTGGTGCGATGATGTATTAACAACAGAAATTCTAGCTCTTAAATTTGGTTTATTCCTAGCACAGAAGGCGGGTTGCAATCGCCTTGTTGTAAACTCAGATAACATGGAAGTGATCGACATAATGAATAATGGAGGACACTCGGCGGGAGCGGCAGCTGCAGTTTTTGATGATTGTTACTTTTTGGCTTGTGATTTTCCTATAGTTAAATTTAAACACTGTAATAGTGAAGCAAATAGAGTGGCCCATGAAATAGCTAGGTTAGCAAAATTTCCAACCACTAgggattggtttgaggagcctatgAAGGATATTGTACCTCTTCTTATGGACGATGTAACTATTATTTCTAATTAATAAAGTTGAAGTTTTATTTCAAAAGAAAACTCTAGTGTTCTATTGTGGACTTCAGAGTGGTATTTTTTCCAGAAAAAGAAGTATCTGAAAGAAGAAGTCCAGAGAGGAAAGCTGCAGGTCTCACTGGGCATCTATATAAGGCAGCACCATATTCTGTTCTATCACCTACAGCAAGCTCATCCACCAATCCACAAACCTAAAACCACACTTCTGAAGCAAACCAATCCTAGACAATAGCTCAAATGGCGTCCCAGCTGGTCGAGAACCACCGCGCCGGCGCCGAGGTCGTCAAGGGGGGCAATGTCTGCAAGAAGAGGTCCGCTGAGCTACTCGAAGAGCTCGGCCTCCCGAAAGGCCTCTTTCCAATGAGCGACATCGAGGAGGTCGGATACAACCGTGAGAATGGGTTCGTGTGGATGCTTCAGAAGAAGAATGAGCACACCTTCAAGAAGATCAAGCAGTCTGTCTCCTATGCCACCGAGGTGACCGCTTTCATCGAGAAGGGCAAGATAAAGAAGGTCACCGGGGTCAAGGTCAAGGAGCTGTTTCTGTGGCTCAGTTTGGTCGAGGTCTATGTCAATGAGTCTTCTGCTGAAAAGGTCACCTTCAAGGTGGGCACCGGTCTGTCCGACACCCATGATGCATCAGCGTTCGCTCTTGGAGAATAGGGAGCTAGTAAAATATGCTCCGGAAAAATAGTGGTTCGGCACTATGTTCACATGTAGTACGTGTTTCCGTTTTCTTGTAATCTAAAGACTGTTGCATGAATGTTGTAAAGTGTTCCTCAATACTGTGGAATGAATGTTGTAAGTGTTCCTCAATGAAATGAATAATTGCACTTATAACCCTTCCCACAACGATCACTCTCAACTTCCCATGTGTGTGTGATAGAGAGGCCTTATCAACAATTTCTATTTCATTGATTTTGATGTTCTCACTCTTAGGTAAAAGTTGTTTGAGCGTTGCATTTCATCTCTAAAGGATAGGTTTCAGATAACATAAAACGCAAAGAACTTCTCATGCTACGACCTCCTGGTGCTGAACTGCCGAAATTTGGAAGTTgataatatggatcagagggaggtGCTAAGATACAAATGTATTTAGACTAATTTGAGACAAAGGGAGTACAAAAGCTTTGGATCCCTTGAGGCAAGAGAGTGAAATCTAAGTTCGACTCATTTGATCCTGCAGCTTAACCTTTCATGGTGGCGGCATAGAACATAACATGTACTATTCctttgtaaacaaatataagacgctTTATAGATCACtatgtcttatatttgtttacaaatGGAGTACATGTGAAAAATAAAATGAAAGACTATTGCAGTTTAAAACAGATAATTCCTTGAATTTCAGGTTCGCATCCTTAACAACACCTCTCCCATAGGATAACAGCAACCAAATTGCATCCAAACACAGAACAGACATCACATCCTTAACAACAACTCCCCCATAAGCATAACAACAATTAAAGTGCATCCGAGCACCACCGACCACACCACTACCAACAATACATACAGCCCCCTGAAGGTCGCATCAACACTACCCTGTACTCACACAGTCACGTCTCTGTGCAACAATGTCCTAAAGCCTCGTTGTTAGTCCTTCGCCACATGTTAAGCGTTAATGCTGCAAGCATAATCACAGCTCCCATGTCACAGCGTAAGCGTCAAGCACAACACTGACGCTGCAAGAGGAAAAGAAGGTtagcatataaaatatccaaataAAAATAAACTCAAGAAAGTATAAGACAGACAAAAAAGCATTACTCGCTGGTCACTTTCTTCTGTTGCAGAAGGTTCTTGATGCACTCTGCGAGGCAATCCTGGTCATGCGCTGCAGCAAGTAACTCGTTGTCATCTGTGCTCGACATTGTTGTCAACTTGCCATCCTGAAACAACGGAACTCATAAGAAATATCTCAAAAATAATTAAAGATCTGGGCCCTGACCAAACTGAACTAATATATATAGAAAGCTCATAATATTATGTACTAATAGCACGTGGACAAGCTAAATCTAGGAAACGTACCCTGGCATGGTCAGGACCATGATGAACAAGATGGCAATGGTACTTTATAATGCTTCCCAACAAGTTGAAATAAGGAAGGGTGTTGAAATTTGGTATCAGCTTGTACCAGAAAACCTTCCAGAGAATGTAATTCATAGGGGTCTGCTTGATAAAATCTCGCCAGTTTGAAGAAGGAGCTACTTTGAAAACAGTATCAAAGAACGGGTTTTCCTCAAAATTCAAGTCCACCAGAAGCCAATACAGATTCCTAAGGAGATTTGCCCTTCCTATCGATGACATAACAAAGGGGTGTAGCAGGAGGTATGCATAGTACCAAGATTGGAAATCCTCTTCAGCAAGTGTGCCATGAGACTTCAACGCATTTGTGAAGTGTTCCATAAACACAGGAATCACTCCATTGATCATGAAGTTTGGAACTATTGTGTCAGCTATTTGAGTAAGGTCCTTGTTCGACATTGCTCTACTGGTGCAACGGACAGATTTGGCAATTGGATAAATGTGAGTTCCGTCTATGACTTCCCAGTCATCAAGGCTTAATTGACCATCCCAACAGTAACCTCTTTTGTGTTCTGCTATGGTATGTTGTGTTAACTTGTGAAGCAGAATCCTTGACTCTTTTACTGTTGTTGGGACGTCTTTGCTATAGGCCTGGTTCTGGAACAGATGAGCAATTCTGCCTGCAGGATTGTTGATGAAGTGCTGACGCAATGAACATATGCTGCAATACAAGAATAAGCTCTTTTAGGAACTTTACACTAATATTTACGCAATGTCTAGATGATGCAGTATAATAGCATGGTCTAAGTGAAAATGAAATTTGCGTGCTTGTAACCAAGGGAGATCAAAAAGTAGGGGCATAGAACTCTTAAGACTTTACTACCACATTACAAAGCTAAAAGCCCATGCCGCTGTTTTGCTCCAAAAGACAACTAATATGACCTAGTTATTGCGCAAGAGAAATGTTTGAAACAAATGAAAATTTAGCTCAAAGAACACATAACATGTATTAATGCTGCACTGGCAATACCCAAATAACCAAATTAGGTAGAGAGGGAATAGTGTTGCAGTATACAAGACTGCAAGGAATGAATAGAAAACGAAACAAAGATCAGCGGGCCATGAAAAATTACCTTGAAGGCATCTGCATAACTGTCAGTTTTGTTTGGACTTGAATGAATTGTTTCATTTTATCCTCACTTGCAAACCTCTTCTTTATAGTCTCAGGACTCTGACTTTTGAAAGATTC
This window of the Triticum aestivum cultivar Chinese Spring chromosome 5D, IWGSC CS RefSeq v2.1, whole genome shotgun sequence genome carries:
- the LOC123121946 gene encoding uncharacterized protein — its product is MGKRKREREVRLHVKTSEGSSSSSSLGEGGRPPPSLRGGGGGGGGGGSSSVVPNPTSTSPLSASGAPSTPSSSSTASSLKIGTMEFNLPPGSPPTSTASPKAVTSPVALPHPQAPAILSPTPPPGSTPTSTASQAATSPVEPPHADVSPFFEPIPESYAQALQQSEDSNTTMTYLKHLRRCCGEDARRLWASGSCHLKMSFDRLKVHLESALRTFLLESFKSQSPETIKKRFASEDKMKQFIQVQTKLTVMQMPSSICSLRQHFINNPAGRIAHLFQNQAYSKDVPTTVKESRILLHKLTQHTIAEHKRGYCWDGQLSLDDWEVIDGTHIYPIAKSVRCTSRAMSNKDLTQIADTIVPNFMINGVIPVFMEHFTNALKSHGTLAEEDFQSWYYAYLLLHPFVMSSIGRANLLRNLYWLLVDLNFEENPFFDTVFKVAPSSNWRDFIKQTPMNYILWKVFWYKLIPNFNTLPYFNLLGSIIKYHCHLVHHGPDHARDGKLTTMSSTDDNELLAAAHDQDCLAECIKNLLQQKKVTSDVSVVLDAYAVTWEL
- the LOC123125015 gene encoding uncharacterized protein — protein: MASQLVENHRAGAEVVKGGNVCKKRSAELLEELGLPKGLFPMSDIEEVGYNRENGFVWMLQKKNEHTFKKIKQSVSYATEVTAFIEKGKIKKVTGVKVKELFLWLSLVEVYVNESSAEKVTFKVGTGLSDTHDASAFALGE